AAGTTTCACTACAGTTGCCAAGTCTATGGCTCTCAATTAAATTCTCGACTTTCTTTCTGAAATCCAACACATCTTGTTCAGCATATATGCACCTGAGCTGCAGTTGCTCATACCCACAACCACCCCTTTCTTTAGGAGGGCAAGGAATTTCACCAGTTTCTTTTGCTTTCCAGTCAGGAAGGGTACTTTCCATCCCAGGAACTGATTCACTACATGAACCTGAAAAGCTTTCTTGTTTTGGAGGCACCTGCAGTTCTCCATGCAAGTATCCTTTCCCCGGGTCAGCGTACTCGATAACAACTTCCTTACTACCTCCTTGTAAGCAGCCTTCACGTATTTCTCGACAGCAAGTCAGACAGAGATCATAAGAACACTTTGGACAGCTTCTGTGGAAATCAACTATAGAGGTACCGCAACAATCACTGCATAAGCATGTGTAAGTTCTCAAACCTCCAAAATAGGATCAACTTAGTTACTAAGAAAATGACTAATCAATAAAGAAGTGGCCTACCAATAAAGACGCTCATCCGCGAAACATCTAATCCTCTCTACTCCTATCTCTGACGATAATATTCCTGTATAACCAACATTTATCACATGTAGAAGTACCAAAATACTGACAGAAAGAAGTATACATGCAGTTTTATTAGAAATACATTAGGTAAACCATCTTGACATCTTCATATAATAAGCAGTCTGTTCAATCTTTTCTCACCCACCTCCCTCTCATGTTTGTCCACTTCGGTAGCAAAACACAAGCCCTTTCGCAATAACTTATAACCAAGAGAACCGAAATGGAGAAGAATTcgagaagaagaaaaagcatTAGTGAGATGATGGCTAATAAGCATAGAGCAAACTCCCCACCCACCCCTAAAACCCCCCAACCCCCCAGAAcacaagccaaaaaaaaaggaaaaaggaaaccaataaaaatgcaaaaatacaAAAGCACCTGCAAGCTCAAATCCATCTAAAATATTTAAGTGATACCTCGAATTTTAGCTTCTGTCTCCTTTTCCACCATTTGGTCATGATCAAATTGTTTGAGAATAGGGGCAACCATGCGAACAAGATACTTAAAGTGATGTATCACTTCAGCTTCATTTTGTGGAGTCCCAGAATATACAGTTTGCTGCAATAATGAACACAACCAATAATAAATTACCACCGTCTACCCTGGAAGCAAGAAAGCAACCCAATGCAGCAAAAACTTACATTCTGTATCTCATCTCTTCGTAGACAAGCTTTGCAGTTGCAGTTTCCTCGGCAATATGGGCATGCTTCTGCTATTGCTTCCTCTGAAAGCTGAGGGTACCTGTATTTCAGTCAAATATAGTGGAAAATATTGCAATTAGTACAAGCTAAGCACTCTATTAGCATCTACTCAAGCCAGCACACATAAGAGCTGAAAAGCACCATATAACTGATAAAGAAGGTTGTTGACAAGAAAATACAGTAATGGCACAAGCTTAACACAAACATGTACTACTGCCATGCCGCCACCAGCACACTAAGATCAGCCAGAGCCAGTAGACTAGAACATCCAAAGTAGCTCAAATTAATAAGAGTGCACATCTCTATGATAAGCTATACTAATGAAAAAGACACACCACAGATACACAGAATTGGTGATTGCACTCAATTCCCTATAAAATGCTGATGCACTAGGTAAAAACCTAAAATATAACGCAATCAGATAAAATTTGAGAACCAAAAGACAATATCTACTTGAAAACCATTCATTATTTTGCATGCTAAACAGTGGAACCCAACCTAGAACCTCATATGTTAGCACACCATCAATGACTCATACACTTCCTTATTCAGCCAAGAGACGCTGATCAACAGATAACATAATGCACTTGGCCTGTACTCCAGAAATACAAGGCGCACATACCACAGTATACATGATTCTCGCATAATCAATTAGAACAGCCAAAAGCTTATTTTCCATCTTGCAGTTAACATGGTGCAATAATTAATAAATATGGCAGAACAAGCATGTAATTTTTGGGATCTATTAATATCACTCAAATGTGAAATTGGAATATCTTCCAGATACACTTGCCATCTTTTGATACAGAGACAACAATAGCGCCTATTATAGCCATTCAATTGCCGTTCCTTGCGACACCTCACAACCCTCTTATTGCTGTACATGCATTGGTGGCACATTTGGCAATCATCTTCAGGATCCTGTTCATTCAACTCTTAGTATGACTGTGATTCATCCCAATAGATTACATACTATTCCAACTATATAATCTTAAGAAGCCAGCAGACAACTTACATCAGTACTGAAGTGCTTTCTTCTAAGATCAACCTTGGGCTTATGGCAGTTCTTCTTCTCCCGAGAACTCCTTTCTCTAATTAAGTGTGCTCCATCATCTGATTCTGTACGATCATCGTCTTCTTCCTCAATTCCTCCCaccttttccatttttggacccttcctcctcctcctctcttcAGTTGAATCCGTTTTCAAAGTTTTCTTGACTTTCTTTATTGCCTTAAACACAGATTTAACATTTTCATCGCCAATTTTATCCTTATCGCTGGATCTTTCCTCTTTCTCATCTTTAAACATGTTACTCAACCCCCCTTTCTTCTCCCGTGACTTCTTCTGTCCTCTCTTCAATAAAGTTGCAGGCATGAAATCCTTTTTTgcaaattttattaaacaagCATCATCCATCTCCTCAGAACCATCAACATTATCACCTTCATTGTCACATCCAGCTACTTCCCCTTTCTCAACCTTGTTACTCTTACCCTGTAACCAATTCTCCTTAGAGCCATCAACATCAATACCATCATCACCATCTCCCTCTGCTTTTACTCTCCCAACCTCCTTAGCGTTCACCCGCAGCTGAGATTTCTTCTTACCACGTTCATCCTTACCATCTTTCATGATATCTTCAAAACCACCATCATCAAAATTATCCTCTTCAGATTTCATATCTTTCATCGCCACTTTCAGTGTCTTGGTCCTGGAACCCTTTTTCAACATTTTCACCACACTatctccatttttcttcttcgAATTCTCACCATCTTCCTCCTTGTCCTCATGACTCATTGCCCTCCGATCATTTTTCATCTTTGTTCGCAGCTCAAGTTGACCACACCTTTGACCACCTTTACGCCTGCTACCCTTCCCTTCTTCATCAACAATCTGGTCATTCCTCTCtactttcctcttttttttcccccatttATCCCCGCCACTACTTTCAGCAGTAATTAGCTCTCTACTCCTctcctcctcttcctcctcAGTATCTTCTTCGCTGCTCTGAACTTCCTTCTTCTTACCCAACTCGAGCTCCCTATGCCCCTTATCAATTTTTTCCACCTTATATTTCTGCCCCTCCTCCTCATCACTCATATCACTCGAATCACTGTCCTTTACACCATCCTGAAATTCTCCACTCCTTCTACCAATTTTAATCACATTACGCCTTCCTACCTCTTCATCATCACTCCGATAACTTCTCACAGCTTTCTTCTCATTTTCCAACTTAACTCCACCACTTTCTGTAGCACTACTTATTTCTTTGAACCAGTACTCTTCATCATCGCTActctcttcatttctttcaatcTCCTTGGCATGCTTCCTCCTTAACTCACTTTTACCACCCCTTTTAGAACTTTGAACCACATTATCCCTAGCACTCCCTTTAGCACCTTTTGCAACATCACCTCTTTCCTCATCACTCTCCTCCAACCAACCAACTTGCTTCTTTTTAATCagagaatcaattttatcaccCACCTTATCACCTCTTTCCTCATCACTCTCCTCCAACCAGCCAACTTGCTTCTTTTTCATCagagaatcaattttatcaccCACCTTAGATCTCttaacagcatttcccctgTGGCTCTCGCATTTTCCCCCCTTCTCATCACTCCTTCTACCAGTAATTTTCACAACATTCATCCTCTCATCCTCCTCTGTCTCTTCGCTatcttcctcctcctccgccTCCACTCTCATCCTCTTACTCCTCGGCTTTTTCTTTGGCAACACCTCTTCTGTCGAATTAGACTCGCCGCCCCCACCTTTGCTCCTCTTATCTTTGCTACCACCGCTAGAAAGCCCTAACTTCTTCGACTTATTTGCAACAAAACCACCAGCCTTACCACTACCACTAGCCTTAGATTTCTCCGAACGCCTTTTCTCAGACCTAGAATTTCTCGACGGAGCAGAAGatttccttttcaaattttttccgACGATTTGGAGGTAATGCTTTTCGCAGTAGGGTTTTCCATGGATCCTCCAGCTATGGCACCGCCACGTCTTACCGTCAGACCTTCTACAGCGCAGCTCATCCGGCGCCTCCCTAAAATCGGCGGCCTCTTCTTCCGAGGGCGAGTCCGCCATTCTCCGCCGTTGTCCACCCGTTGACACGTGTTCAAGTCAGTATTTTTAGAGGGAAAAGGAAGCTTAAGAAGAGAGAGATATTTTTTGTGTCGTGCAAATTTGCATGTATATGAAATATTTTACTGGAGGAATGATTCGGAAATTTTCACTGCGGATGTTTAATATTTATAGCAGGGAGAGTGTGAGGGTAATTTTGTCAATTAATATTGGCCCATGGTTTTTGTTGCTCAAACTTTGTGGGCACCAGATGTCCAGTTGGCAACACTTGGCTGCAAATTGGACCCAAACAATTTCCAGCCCTGGTGTTTTTTACTACGAACCATTTAAGCACCATTTGGGCTATGAGATTTGTATCCTAAATtggaaccaattttgtgaatatgTTCACATATTCCTATTTGACGTTTCAACACTTTTTATTATCTTAAATCGGTTTAGAATGCATTGAATGTAGTAACAATGTTTAGAATAATTTGTATTGTTTTTCCTAATATGTTTTGCTTAAAGAATAATTTGACATACCTGTTTAGTTTAAGGATTTATATTGTTTAAATGTTGGATTAATGTTTTATAATACACTATTAATGTAAAGATTTTTTACCTGACAAGCATGGATATATAATACATTGATAAAAAgtgaattcaaaatttgaacAGTGTTGGTGTAGCATTCATTTAAGCCTACTTGTGTACACAAAAATTTTACATTGATAatgtataaaaattaatatcttAAACGTTTTGCCCAAATATTTGTTTTACATGTGCTATTTAGAAAAATCCTGGCGTAAAATGTATCTATACGAATTGtttggtatttatttgttttccttatgtGCAATAGGAACTCATTAAAATTAGTTTAGAGGTTAAGTATTTAAAGTCATTAAATGCATTTTGCACTTTAAGAGTTTTGACCAGTTTTATTTGTAAAAGAATTtagtccttttttttcttttcgaaTGCACTAGATTTCTGGTTCAAACgtttgtgtttggataggagattatttggaataattactgtggcacttttttgtgatttgatgtatgtgagataaaaagataatcgaaaaaataaaaaaacgtGTTAGAAATTATATttatgatgtaagcaaataatttTTTGCCATTATTtggctatccaaacacactacgTCTAGTACTGTTAACACACTATAGGGGAAGCCCATGCTAAGTGCAGGAGATTTAACCTATGTGATAAAATATCTattcaaataaatttattaaaaaaaatagttgaaTTAGAATTGCATCGTAATTGGTTTAATTGAATCAGTTGAAGTGCATGGAATTATAAGTAAATTGGCCAAATCAACAAACTATAaaggaaaatgaatttataAGTGTAAACAAAAAGAGAGATTGTAGTAGATAATCGCACCATACCACAACAATAATAGCAAAAACATCATTACCATTGTTAATATACCATTATAACAAAATCATAGCCATATCAAATCAACAATTAACATGTATCAACTATAATGTCAGATTTATGTCCCACCTTAGTCATGAAATTGCAATCAATAGATAATCTTTCATCGCAGTTTAACCTCCTGCTGCCACAAACATTAGATTTTGGAAATATAGTTAGAAAATGTGAGAAGGTTCCTATGGATATTCATATGCATGTATCATATATTCCATAACGAAATTTTCATATTCAATCAGTGGCTAGTGAGAAGGTATTGCAGTAGAAAATTCACAATTTTTACTGTATCAGATAAACATTCAAAATtccagaaagaaagaaagtaaaTGATCATACCTATCCAAACATCGACAACAAAAGATTGAACACAAACACTTGAAGCAACATTTTTCAGTATTAAAAGTCTTCATTATTATCAAGTTGAAAAGCACTATAATCATGTTCATTATTAAAGTGCATCCTGAACCAATTATCTTTAGTATTAAGACCCTCTATTATTTCAAGTGGTCTAAACACCACTTTAAAACTTGATAATCATATGGAATATAAGCCAATCGCAAGTGGGAGGACACGATAGTCAAACCCAACTCAACTATACATTATAATGTTGCAGATTTGACACAATCActtgcatttgatttttttccCTACCTAAATTATCCCCAAAGATggcatataaattttttttccaacaatcaTCTACAAActgctttatatatatatatacatgataTCCTCATAAATGCTAATAATTACTTTTAAAAAATGAGCTTCGTTAATATTAATTCTGGATATAAAATTGACAAGTCTTGAGcagttttatttgtaaattaatttagttctttttcttttcttccaaaagcATGAGACTTCTAGTTCAAATATAGTATTATAATCCTATTTATAATTAACAGATATCCTCACAAATGTTAATAAttactttctaaaatttagctCCAATTACGACATAATTGTAATAAATGTAAATGATTGTCTTATCttttgaaagttttagtactttacTTACCTTCTAAAATTGAGCTCCGACATAATTGTAATAAATGTAATTGATTGTCTTATCTTTTGAAAGATTTAGTACTTTACTTGCCTTCCAAAacgaaaaaaatgaaaagctaCTTTCGCCTACAATGGTTTATGATTCTtgtagttttattattttttttaacggATTTTTCCTAACGGACATTTATTATTACACATAGATTTCACCAAATCTATTATACATATCTACCTTGTATATAAGAAAAGAGCAAAGTTTACTGCTTTCCTTTCCTCTTGCCAAGTGACTTCTTTATTGTTGGACAAGTGGCAAGGCCAAATATTTCTTGCAAGTTATCTGAAGCCTTCTCTTTGCAACTTGTCCGAAGCATTCTCTTTCTTTTGGCATTGgaccatttcttttctttctatttgtggtttccttttcttttgccatGTGGCAAAGTCACATATTTCTCATTGGAGCGTTCCTTTTCTCATTAGACCATGTCTGGGACAAAACAGCACTTGACCCCATTTATGAAGCGGAAAAGCAAAAAACCGACTCCACTGAACAAAAACCCATTTATCaagttccttttcttttaaacCGTTTCTTTCTCATTGGACAGTCAAATATTTCTCATTGAACCCCTGTTCTTTCTTTTGCCGTTGAAggcttttctttatttctctGTACCAGACGGCTGTTCTTAGCACAAATTCGGCGCGCCTATTCTGAGCACATCCAACCAAAAAAATTGGGATTTTTACATGATTTGGGAGATGGATTTTGTCAGTTCCTTCTTTCATGGTGCAGAGATTACGGGTCACTCACATGAGTTTGTACTTCAAAGAGGAAAATTAAGAGCAGGTGAACTGCTCTTGCTTACCCTTGCTTTGTTTTCCTCTTTCTCTAATAtcaaattagggataatttcagaaacctcccctgaggtttctgacatttacactcacctcccctgtggtttgaacaattacactgacctcccctgaggttactaatcctttacaaattcagtccaaatgattaaaatattattttagagagtgaaattagaattttgtacctgatttgtcaTTTatgctacatgtccaatgaatgacaaagtattacaaattaattaataattaataattaataaacttaAGGAGCGTAGTTTATAAGCAAATACGTATtacttatttaaagtaccagctctttacggatattttactttcaaacatttactttattacaaatatttattctcaaatacagatttgtatttactctcaaatatttaatttttgttaaataaaaaaCCTACCAGCTTTTCTtccgtagaaatattaatataacacttttttaattttagttataaatatttatgtatttagcataaattaaatgattcaggataaaatactcataaagagctaatactttactcatgtaatggatgaaaatcataaaaaattaatactttatgggccatttctttttttaaaaaatatttaatttatatcaaatagataacctactgattttcttttaaatcagtAAACTACACTCCTTCCTTTAAAGagtatagtttataggcaaatacacataacctatttaaagtaccgactatttacagatattttactttcaaatatttaatttatgataaatatattaacgtttgtaattaaaaattaaaaagtgttacagtaatattctcgcaaaaagaaaatcagtaggttatctatttgatataaattaaatatttttaaaaaaagaaatggcctataaagtattaattttttatgattttcatccattacatgagtaaagtattagctctttatgagtattttatcctgaatcatttaatttatgttaaatacataaatatttataactaaaattgaaaaagtgttatattaatatttctatggaagaaaaactggtaggttttgtatttaacaaaaattaaatatttgagagtaaatacaaatctgtatttgagaataaatatttgtaataaaataaatgtttgaaagtaaaatactcgtaaagagttggtactttaaataagtaATACGTATTTACctataaactacactccttaaagtttattaattattaattaatttgtaatactttgtcattcattggacatgtagcacagaggacaaatcaggtacaaaattctaattttactctctaaaataatattttaatcatttggactaaatttgtaaatgattagtaacctcaggggaggtcagtgtaattgttcaaaccataggggaggttagtgtaaatgtcagaaacctcaggggaggtttttaAAATTATCCCATCAAATTAACCCATTTCTATATTGATTTCATGTTGCAAGAATTGCTCACGTGATAATTGTACTTCAAAGGCAGGAAACTACTTGAAAAGGTTCCGTTTGGTGATGACGTTTTCGGTGGAAGTCAGCGAACTGCTCCACCAACTCTGCCGGCTGCAGACCCACTCCAAACTGCTTCTTTGAAGCGATGGACTTGAGATGACCACTCAGTCCCGTTCATTCTTTAGCCTCTCTCTCATACATTGTGCATTCCCGAAGATTTGGTCAATGATATATCTGAAGAGATCCCCATCAAATTCAACTTTCCTGTTCTCTTCTCTTCTTCCATCTCCCTTTTGTTACGGGAGAATAGATGGTGAAAAAATCAGTTGAGTCATAGTGTTCTTGTGCTATAAACATTCTTTGATCTGatcaaatttaatcaattttgctTGCTTAGGTTTTTGTCCGAGAATAGAACTCCTCTTATTCTCcctaatttttttccctcatgTGTTGGAATCATGTACTCACGGGGTTTGTTTTCCCCCTCGGTTTTATTAtccatttttttcccttgtgCATATTTCTTCCTTATTTTAACCCTTCTTGCCATAACcgttttgttcctttttttccGCAGGAAATCTTTGTCGCCCTTTAAGGAGAGGAATGGGTTTTACTTTTTCTCTCAGTtttatttcctctttttctccCCTTATGCATAATTATTTCCTTACTTTCTTGCCATAACTgttctgttttttccttttttcaacaataaaacTTCGTTGCGCTTTAAGAagggaaataaaaaatttattaatgTTTTGTCTCCTTGTCTTATTGCCTAGCTTGATCTGATTCATGCATCTTGAAGAGCAAACGTTCAGgaggagaaaaggaaagaatagTTTGATGCTGTTGGCTTCAggtatttcttcatttttttctggtatttttggtattttttcttTGGCCGAGATTGCCACAAGAAGAATAAGAAATGTTGCTTGAATGCTCAAAATAAATAGATACTATAAGGAAAGCAAGAGAGGCagaaagaggagagaaaatagAAGACCTGAGCACGAGCGAAAATGAAAGCGAGGTAATTATTGAAATCAGGAAACTGAGAATAGTGCTGGAGTTGCGGCCAAATCTTAGACTTATATGAAGTCAGAGAAATTTGCTGCTCCAGCCCAACTGATTTGCCCAATTAGAGATGCCTCAAATTTCTTATTCAGAACCCAAGCTGTAAATCTTGAATTTTTCTTGTACCTTCGATTTAAATAGCCTCAGTCCCAAAAAAGATTGGGGCCTTTACTCTAAATTACCTGTAAATTTGCTATCTTGGGCATTTATGACTTATTTAATGTCACCTCAGCTTAATACCACCTATCTTTGCTAATTGGTATCCTCTGTTTTACTGTCATAAACTTCCCAACGAGCCCTGCAATGGAGTAAAAATTGTAGCATTCCAAGTAAGCATTTTCTTCTGGGAGATAGATCTTGAAGATTAGCTTCAAGATATAAAGATGGGTTATTTAGTAGTGTACTACGTGGGATTGTGTATATTGTTGTCTTTGTTTAGTTATAGACGGTTCCTTTTTTTATTACAAATTGTTGATGTCATCAAATTGGGTGTGGAAAACTAGAAAGTTTTGCTTCGGTTGGATGGTTTGATGCAGTAGTTATGGGAAATAGGACGATTGAAATTTTAAAGTGTGAATTTTCACTTTATTGATGGAGCAAGTTGAATTAgatatttctaaattttagtTGATAATGCGAAAGTTTATGTTAAGCCGGCGGTGGAACCAAATCTAATGAGTTAGGATGTTGGAGTACTTGGTTTAAACTATTTAATCTTTTATTTGCCTAATTATTGTTATGCTGTGCAATGGTTTTTTATTATTCAGATAAATTTCTAAATCTTTTATCTGCCTAAATATTTTAACATTGTGGaatgattttttgttatttgataAATTTCTCCACTGGGCAAGGTTAAGAACCTAGATACTTTCGATTTGGAAATTGGGCAGTTAATAGTTTCCATGTGGTGCTTTGCAGACATCATGATTGTTATCTTCGATTGGTAATCCAAAAGTCGCTGCTTAGGCAttctgaattttatttttgtgtaTTTAATTTTCTCTTCGCTTTTTTCTCCCCTTTTTACTAATCtaaattttacatgttttttgGGTGATTGCAGGTGGAGAAAGTTGGGCTTTTTCCTCTTCAATAGTGCTGCAACACTCCAAGATATGGTATATTTTATGTCATTCACTATTAAAAAggtttactcttttttttttaatttttaatcaaGTTTCGGTTGTGATTTTCCTGGTTATTCATTATTTGAATGCTCTTTCACAAGCTTCATTTTCCATTCACTAAGGAGAAAGTCTGTTTTCTTTATTTGCTTTGCATCTCTATTCCATTAAATGATGGATCTATTTTTGATAGTTTTGTGCGTACTTAGGTCCCAGGCTTTCAGCCACAAATGACGAAAAGCATTGTAAGTCATCAAGGATTTTCATTATTTTAGATTATTTTTTTAAGTGCCTTTTCCTCGTGTCTTTGCATAAATCTtgcctttcattttcttttgctagAGTATGAGTTTTTCATTAAAATTTTGCCAATTTGTTCTGAGGGATTGGCCTGTGTATTTAATAGGATGATATTTTGAGACTATACTGTAAATTATAGCAGAATTAGTGCTCCCTATAATTGTTATTACTTTAGTTGAGCGTCACCTTGTTATTGCATGAAAATCTTGCAATTTAGACTTTACCTTTAACCAAAATGgcttttcttcccttctttCTTGCCATTCAAGAGGCTTTTTATTGTTAATGGAGCCTTTTGTTCCATTCTTCAAACCTTTTGGCTGGTTTTCATGGTACAGCTTAATTGTACCGGACAAAGTAAATCTCATGATAAAATGTCTTATTTATATATTCCATGAATTTGAACTGTACAAGCTAACCCATTGCTTTCAGCCCCATGGCAATTTTCACTAAATTACAAGGTACTAGAATAAATTGTTTTTATGTTTGTAGGCAGTAAACGTTTAGACCAAGCTTAACAAGTCTCGAATATTAGAATTTAACCACATGCTAGAATTAGTAATTAAATTGTCATATTGCTTAGCAACTTTAAATTAGGTATTTGTTAACTTCAAAATGGATCAAATTGCTACAAAGCTGTggtttcttccttttgtttcattttgtGATTATTGACTAAAAATCTCTTATGGTTCTGCATCTATTTTGTTCTTTGTTTTTGC
This sequence is a window from Coffea eugenioides isolate CCC68of chromosome 7, Ceug_1.0, whole genome shotgun sequence. Protein-coding genes within it:
- the LOC113778643 gene encoding lysine-specific demethylase JMJ25-like isoform X3; amino-acid sequence: MADSPSEEEAADFREAPDELRCRRSDGKTWRCHSWRIHGKPYCEKHYLQIVGKNLKRKSSAPSRNSRSEKRRSEKSKASGSGKAGGFVANKSKKLGLSSGGSKDKRSKGGGGESNSTEEVLPKKKPRSKRMRVEAEEEEDSEETEEDERMNVVKITGRRSDEKGGKCESHRGNAVKRSKVGDKIDSLMKKKQVGWLEESDEERGDVAKGAKGSARDNVVQSSKRGGKSELRRKHAKEIERNEESSDDEEYWFKEISSATESGGVKLENEKKAVRSYRSDDEEVGRRNVIKIGRRSGEFQDGVKDSDSSDMSDEEEGQKYKVEKIDKGHRELELGKKKEVQSSEEDTEEEEEERSRELITAESSGGDKWGKKKRKVERNDQIVDEEGKGSRRKGGQRCGQLELRTKMKNDRRAMSHEDKEEDGENSKKKNGDSVVKMLKKGSRTKTLKVAMKDMKSEEDNFDDGGFEDIMKDGKDERGKKKSQLRVNAKEVGRVKAEGDGDDGIDVDGSKENWLQGKSNKVEKGEVAGCDNEGDNVDGSEEMDDACLIKFAKKDFMPATLLKRGQKKSREKKGGLSNMFKDEKEERSSDKDKIGDENVKSVFKAIKKVKKTLKTDSTEERRRRKGPKMEKVGGIEEEDDDRTESDDGAHLIRERSSREKKNCHKPKVDLRRKHFSTDDPEDDCQMCHQCMYSNKRVVRCRKERQLNGYNRRYCCLCIKRWYPQLSEEAIAEACPYCRGNCNCKACLRRDEIQNQTVYSGTPQNEAEVIHHFKYLVRMVAPILKQFDHDQMVEKETEAKIRGILSSEIGVERIRCFADERLYCDCCGTSIVDFHRSCPKCSYDLCLTCCREIREGCLQGGSKEVVIEYADPGKGYLHGELQVPPKQESFSGSCSESVPGMESTLPDWKAKETGEIPCPPKERGGCGYEQLQLRCIYAEQDVLDFRKKVENLIESHRLGNCSETSKQCTCFEYSDDSDIGDKQLKKAASRKNSGDNYLYCPSATDLQQGDLEHFQKHWIRGEPVIVGNVLELTSGLSWEPMVMWRAVREILVKKGSSDLLVTAIDCLDWCEVDINIHQFFKGYTDGRADGKHWPEMLKLKDWPSSSYFGERLPRHCVEFISALPFKEYTHPNSGILNLAAKVPTTVLKPDMGPKTYIAYGFAEDLGRGDSVTKLHCDMSDAVNILMHTAEVAVEPEQLAKIKELKQKHDAQDQKELFGTSDPSDKEAVEKVPATMEPSGSALTAEVSHASPKISDSLNLQSGSIDHLPTNAGKGSGGGASIAAETLQDGILTKPVTEFGLPSENSHIGGLLGTQKSVPGRRNDEASQSSDEQNSKLRSSLTENASELHIRSTDLNKENSSVGTKNKLNGFFEVEGGAIWDIFRRQDVPKLEEYLRKHHREFRHIYCRPVEKIVHPIHDQAFYLTEYHKKKLKEEFGVEPWTFVQKLGDAVFVPAGCPHQVRNLKSCIKVALDFVSPENISECIRLSEEFRTLPQKHQAKEDKLEVKKMALHALDNAISLFEQTKSRYLEVIKPEVT
- the LOC113778643 gene encoding lysine-specific demethylase JMJ25-like isoform X2; this translates as MADSPSEEEAADFREAPDELRCRRSDGKTWRCHSWRIHGKPYCEKHYLQIVGKNLKRKSSAPSRNSRSEKRRSEKSKASGSGKAGGFVANKSKKLGLSSGGSKDKRSKGGGGESNSTEEVLPKKKPRSKRMRVEAEEEEDSEETEEDERMNVVKITGRRSDEKGGKCESHRGNAVKRSKVGDKIDSLIKKKQVGWLEESDEERGDVAKGAKGSARDNVVQSSKRGGKSELRRKHAKEIERNEESSDDEEYWFKEISSATESGGVKLENEKKAVRSYRSDDEEVGRRNVIKIGRRSGEFQDGVKDSDSSDMSDEEEGQKYKVEKIDKGHRELELGKKKEVQSSEEDTEEEEEERSRELITAESSGGDKWGKKKRKVERNDQIVDEEGKGSRRKGGQRCGQLELRTKMKNDRRAMSHEDKEEDGENSKKKNGDSVVKMLKKGSRTKTLKVAMKDMKSEEDNFDDGGFEDIMKDGKDERGKKKSQLRVNAKEVGRVKAEGDGDDGIDVDGSKENWLQGKSNKVEKGEVAGCDNEGDNVDGSEEMDDACLIKFAKKDFMPATLLKRGQKKSREKKGGLSNMFKDEKEERSSDKDKIGDENVKSVFKAIKKVKKTLKTDSTEERRRRKGPKMEKVGGIEEEDDDRTESDDGAHLIRERSSREKKNCHKPKVDLRRKHFSTDDPEDDCQMCHQCMYSNKRVVRCRKERQLNGYNRRYCCLCIKRWYPQLSEEAIAEACPYCRGNCNCKACLRRDEIQNQTVYSGTPQNEAEVIHHFKYLVRMVAPILKQFDHDQMVEKETEAKIRGILSSEIGVERIRCFADERLYCDCCGTSIVDFHRSCPKCSYDLCLTCCREIREGCLQGGSKEVVIEYADPGKGYLHGELQVPPKQESFSGSCSESVPGMESTLPDWKAKETGEIPCPPKERGGCGYEQLQLRCIYAEQDVLDFRKKVENLIESHRLGNCSETSKQCTCFEYSDDSDIGDKQLKKAASRKNSGDNYLYCPSATDLQQGDLEHFQKHWIRGEPVIVGNVLELTSGLSWEPMVMWRAVREILVKKGSSDLLVTAIDCLDWCEVDINIHQFFKGYTDGRADGKHWPEMLKLKDWPSSSYFGERLPRHCVEFISALPFKEYTHPNSGILNLAAKVPTTVLKPDMGPKTYIAYGFAEDLGRGDSVTKLHCDMSDAVNILMHTAEVAVEPEQLAKIKELKQKHDAQDQKELFGTSDPSDKEAVEKVPATMEPSGSALTAEVSHASPKISDSLNLQSGSIDHLPTNAGKGSGGGASIAAETLQDGILTKPVTEFGLPSENSHIGGLLGTQKSVPGRRNDEASQSSDEQNSKLRSSLTENASELHIRSTDLNKENSSVGTKNKLNGFFEVEGGAIWDIFRRQDVPKLEEYLRKHHREFRHIYCRPVEKIVHPIHDQAFYLTEYHKKKLKEEFGVEPWTFVQKLGDAVFVPAGCPHQVRNLKSCIKVALDFVSPENISECIRLSEEFRTLPQKHQAKEDKLEVKKMALHALDNAISLFEQTKSRYLEVIKPEVT